AATAAGAGAAATAGCTTTTTTTGGAGGCAGTTTTACGGGAATAGACAACAAGATACAGAAAGAATTTCTCGATGGTGCACAGAAATGGATTTCTGCTGGAATCGTTGACGGAATCAGAATTTCAACGCGCCCTGATTTAATAAATGAAGAAAATATTGAATGGCTGAAAGAAAAGAAAGTTACGACAATAGAATTGGGCGCCCAATCTTTTTCAGACGATGTATTGAAAAAATCTGAAAGAGGGCATTCAACTTATTCAACTATTCGCGCATCAAAAATAATCAAGAATGCTGGTTTAAGACTGGGGATTCAGCTTATGATGGGTCTTCCCAAAGAAGATGAAAAAAGTTTCATCGCTGGGATAAAGAAGGCAGTTTCTTTGAAGCCCGAGTTTATAAGGATTTATCCCTTATTAATATTACCTGAAACAAAGATTATGGAGATGTACTTAAAAAATGAATATAAACCTTTATCGCTTGATGAAACTATTCATATGGGTGCAAAAGCGCT
This sequence is a window from Candidatus Schekmanbacteria bacterium. Protein-coding genes within it:
- a CDS encoding radical SAM protein; this translates as MKHLIIPVFIPHAGCPQKCIYCNQNKVTLEKGFPKTDVIDRNVNLYLNSSKKDKRSKRKYSNISNEAIKVEIGIPFFRETIREIAFFGGSFTGIDNKIQKEFLDGAQKWISAGIVDGIRISTRPDLINEENIEWLKEKKVTTIELGAQSFSDDVLKKSERGHSTYSTIRASKIIKNAGLRLGIQLMMGLPKEDEKSFIAGIKKAVSLKPEFIRIYPLLILPETKIMEMYLKNEYKPLSLDETIHMGAKALKILYKNNIPCIRFGLPENNEYKGTSIIGPYHPSLKHMIDSKLAYATMYR